The following coding sequences lie in one Aspergillus puulaauensis MK2 DNA, chromosome 3, nearly complete sequence genomic window:
- a CDS encoding uncharacterized protein (CAZy:GH3;~COG:G;~EggNog:ENOG410PVVB;~InterPro:IPR017853,IPR036962,IPR002772,IPR036881, IPR026891,IPR013783,IPR001764;~PFAM:PF14310,PF00933,PF01915;~SECRETED:SignalP(1-20);~go_function: GO:0004553 - hydrolase activity, hydrolyzing O-glycosyl compounds [Evidence IEA];~go_process: GO:0005975 - carbohydrate metabolic process [Evidence IEA]), with the protein MRLLNVGLLAAAALANGIEASGNTSTSTSSSLLSSGNLNLGAYQSAYEKAKTLVSSLNTTEKITVITGGSIDGVWTALESKDGMSSVNQQYYVSSFPLDNALAMTWNRSLAYDQFLATGKEFYGVGYNLVNGPVSGPLGRTPWGGRGVESFSPDPYLSGIFTGEAISGQNAAGVVSTGRHFLLNEQETNRMGMGDSESYSANAGDKATHELYLWPFADAVKAGMGALMCGMNRVNGTYSCESSAILDRMLKTELGFPGLVLGDVGGQKTAYNAANAGLDYGSSQYWSDDIITAGLRNGSLTEARLDDMVMRNVIGFFYVGLDDGKQPSVAATTDDRRVRANHSKLIRQAGAESLVLLKNTAGANSGLPLSEGGSVSIFGAHAGSGIAGPNHAFSIMGSDGDTYEGHLTNPTGSGAGSAAYIISPQIALTMRQRESGGMLWWITNDTYSGSTSSGMGGAGAIGGAGSGTSESYSYANYASSSDACLVFLNAFSGEGADRGELYNSEQDAMVLEVASNCNNTIVVINTVGPRLVEKWIENDNVTAVLYGGLLGQESGFAITDVLYGDVNPSGKLTHTIAKKASAYPASICETTNCNFTEGVYIDYRWFDARNSTPRYAFGHGLSYTTFGYGAVRARITDAAALDSKYPTGPLGLGGYEDLFDEVVEVTTTLSNTGGVDGAEVAQLYVTFPPEAAQPVRVLRGFEKVQVPVGEDAQVSFSLRRRDLSYWDVRAQQWAVARGVYKFSVAASSVDIRGTATVKI; encoded by the coding sequence ATGAGGCTCCTCAATGTAGGCCTCCTGGCCGCAGCAGCCCTAGCAAACGGAATAGAAGCATCAGGGAAtacctcaacctcaacctcttcatctcTGCTCTCCTCCGGAAATCTAAACCTGGGCGCGTACCAATCCGCCTACGAAAAGGCCAAAACGCTAGTGTCCAGCCTCAACACCACTGAGAAGATCACCGTCATCACCGGCGGCTCCATCGATGGCGTCTGGACAGCCCTAGAAAGCAAAGACGGGATGAGCTCCGTCAACCAGCAGTACTACGTCTCCAGCTTCCCGCTCGACAATGCACTGGCCATGACTTGGAACCGCAGTCTCGCCTATGACCAGTTCCTTGCTACAGGGAAGGAGTTTTACGGGGTGGGCTATAACCTTGTTAACGGCCCCGTGTCTGGTCCCCTTGGTCGCACGCCCTGGGGTGGTAGAGGCGTTGAGTCGTTCTCCCCGGATCCGTACTTATCCGGTATCTTTACCGGCGAGGCAATTTCGGGCCAGAATGCAGCTGGTGTTGTTTCGACGGGTCGACACTTCCTCTTGAATGAACAGGAGACGAAccggatggggatgggggatAGCGAGTCGTACTCGGCGAATGCGGGCGACAAGGCCACGCACGAGCTGTATCTCTGGCCGTTTGCCGACGCAGTCAAAGCCGGCATGGGAGCGCTCATGTGCGGCATGAACCGGGTGAACGGGACGTATTCCTGCGAGAGCAGTGCCATCCTCGACCGCATGCTGAAGACCGAGTTGGGCTTTCCGGGTCTCGTGCTGGGGGACGTCGGTGGACAGAAAACGGCTTATAACGCCGCCAATGCGGGCTTGGATTATGGGTCGAGCCAGTACTGGTCTGACGATATCATCACGGCTGGCCTGCGCAATGGATCTCTAACTGAGGCTCGGTTGGATGATATGGTTATGCGCAATGTCATCGGATTCTTCTATGTAGGGCTCGACGACGGAAAGCAGCCCTCTGTTGCTGCTACCACTGACGACCGACGCGTGCGGGCAAACCACTCTAAGCTGATCAGGCAAGCTGGCGCTGAATCCCTTGTGCTCCTGAAGAACACCGCCGGCGCAAATAGTGGTCTCCCACTGAGCGAGGGTGGCTCGGTATCCATCTTCGGCGCGCACGCAGGCTCAGGCATCGCCGGACCAAACCACGCATTCAGCATCATGGGCTCCGACGGGGATACCTACGAAGGGCATCTCACCAACCCGACCGGCTCGGGTGCAGGATCCGCAGCATACATCATCTCACCGCAGATAGCTCTAACCATGCGCCAGCGCGAGAGCGGCGGTATGCTGTGGTGGATTACAAACGACACGTACTCCGGCAGCACCAGCTCAGGAATGGGTGGAGCTGGGGCCATTGGTGGCGCTGGTTCAGGGACATCAGAGAGCTACTCGTATGCCAACTACGCCAGTAGTTCCGACGCATGCCTCGTGTTCCTAAATGCCTTCTCCGGGGAGGGCGCAGACCGCGGGGAGCTATACAACTCCGAGCAGGATGCGATGGTCCTCGAGGTAGCATCGAACTGCAACAATACCATCGTCGTTATTAACACTGTCGGTCCCCGGCTAGTGGAGAAATGGATCGAGAATGACAATGTGACCGCTGTTCTCTATGGCGGACTACTCGGCCAGGAATCCGGCTTCGCCATCACGGACGTCCTCTATGGCGACGTGAACCCGAGTGGAAAGCTCACGCATACGATCGCCAAGAAGGCGAGTGCCTACCCAGCTTCGATATGCGAGACTACGAATTGCAATTTCACGGAAGGCGTGTATATCGATTACCGCTGGTTCGACGCGAGGAATAGCACGCCGAGATATGCCTTTGGGCATGGACTTTCGTATACAACATTCGGTTACGGTGCGGTTCGCGCGAGAATAACGGATGCAGCAGCTCTCGATTCTAAGTATCCGACGGGACCTCTCGGCCTAGGTGGGTATGAGGATCTCTTTGATGAGGTGGTAGAGGTTACCACTACGCTCTCGAATACCGGGGGCGTGGATGGTGCGGAGGTTGCGCAGCTGTATGTTACTTTCCCCCCTGAGGCGGCACAGCCGGTTCGTGTTTTGCGTGGGTTTGAGAAGGTTCAGGTGCCTGTCGGTGAGGATGCTCAGGTGTCGTTCTCCCTGCGACGGAGGGATCTCAGCTATTGGGATGTGAGGGCGCAGCAATGGGCGGTTGCGCGGGGGGTGTACAAGTTTTCGGTTGCTGCGAGTTCAGTGGATATTCGGGGCACAGCGACAGTTAAGATCTGA
- a CDS encoding uncharacterized protein (SECRETED:SignalP(1-20)): protein MRCLSIYAAVSLALVTPVVAQGKWIDLPSNEPGTISSDNSDTACLDSRARLRDSTCATFEVDDDGHIFTGSGDSRRWLHVDDDTEALELVSGDAPTGHWKGIKTVSPETTGLLSLFGVKKTAPQSPNYGPNWDSDGGGGYIKLKEWDGGRGGHHKQLRFTVNS from the exons ATGCGCTGCCTTAGCATCTACGCCGCCGTTTCGCTCGCCCTGGTCACTCCCGTCGTCGCGCAGGGAAAATGGATCGATCTCCCCAGTAACGAGCCGGGGACGATTTCATCCGACAACAGCGACACAGCCTGTCTCGATAGCAGGGCTAGGCTTCGCGATAGTACCTGCGCAACCTTTGAAGTCGATGACGACGGCCACATTTTTACGGGCTCTGGCGACTCCAGGCGCTGGCTCCATGTGGACGACGACACTGAAGCGTTAGAGCTTGTTTCCGGCGATGCCCCTACTGGGCACTGGAAGGGGATTAAGACTGTTTCG CCAGAAACTACGGGTCTCCTTTCACTGTTTGGCGTGAAGAAAACAGCTCCCCAGTCACCGAACTATGGTCCTAACTGGGACTCTGACGGGGGAGGTGGTTATATTAAGCTGAAGGAGTGGGACGGTGGTCGCGGCGGGCATCACAAGCAGCTCAGGTTCACGGTTAATTCGTAG
- a CDS encoding glutathione S-transferase family protein (COG:O;~EggNog:ENOG410PHHE;~InterPro:IPR036249,IPR040079,IPR036282,IPR010987, IPR004045,IPR004046;~PFAM:PF13409,PF00043,PF14497,PF13417,PF13410, PF02798;~go_function: GO:0005515 - protein binding [Evidence IEA];~go_process: GO:0006749 - glutathione metabolic process [Evidence IEA]) has translation MPTLYSYKESGNSYKVRLLAAFLNIQLEIIEVDFLNDEQHGEKFLSINPKGEVPVLVDNDVVLTDSAAILVYLAGKHARPDEKGWWATDITEQAHITEWLAFAASWVQYGVFTARAILSFGGPYNGLGTASTDQTLKESQTRGVKSLQVLDKVLGESPWLALGRPTIADIAVFVYVALAPMGDVSLEPFENVRSWIERIKELPGFIPIDGLSDPLYRRR, from the coding sequence ATGCCCACCCTCTACAGCTACAAAGAATCCGGCAACAGCTACAAAGTCCGGCTGCTAGCCGCCTTCCTGAACATTCAACTAGAGATAATAGAAgtcgacttcctcaacgACGAGCAGCACGGCGAGAAATTCCTCTCTATCAATCCCAAAGGCGAAGTCCCtgtcctcgtcgacaacGACGTAGTCCTCACAGACTCCGCCGCAATCCTAGTCTACCTCGCCGGGAAACACGCCCGCCCGGACGAGAAGGGATGGTGGGCAACCGATATCACCGAGCAAGCACACATCACCGAGTGGTTAGCATTCGCCGCAAGCTGGGTGCAGTATGGCGTCTTCACTGCTCGCGCGATCCTATCGTTCGGGGGTCCGTATAACGGGCTGGGAACGGCGAGTACAGACCAAACACTGAAGGAATCGCAGACGCGCGGTGTCAAATCGTTGCAGGTCCTGGATAAGGTCCTGGGAGAATCGCCATGGTTGGCACTGGGTCGTCCGACTATTGCCGATATCGCGGTCTTTGTTTATGTTGCTCTGGCGCCGATGGGGGACGTCTCTCTGGAGCCGTTTGAGAATGTTAGGAGCTGGATCGAGCGGATTAAGGAATTACCAGGATTTATCCCGATTGATGGCCTGAGCGATCCTCTATATAGGAGACGGTGA